In a genomic window of Gemmatimonadota bacterium:
- a CDS encoding sulfatase-like hydrolase/transferase: protein MKRPNILLIYTDQQRWDALGVNGNTDIQTPNLDRLANEGINFDHYFVQNPVCMPSRVSFLTGQYPSTLGITHMGVLVPEDFVTLPKLLHNSGYHSANIGKLHFLPHANRDHSETHPEYGFNHLEISDEPGCYEDAYRAWVRMEAPDQLDHLSLGLPPLAERWHQIMGEKDGVHHPDERFPKHPIPFRGKDEYTHTAWVANRSIQYMAERACEGSPFLCIAGIYSPHSPWVAPQRFLDLYDPNQMTLPSFPPEVDKKRNENHYGDRELRLARQGYYGMVSEVDHHVGRMLDALDELDIADETIVVFTSDHGEWLGEHLRYGKNYPGHDCVSRVPLLMRVPGKESGRRVSSIVEGVDVLPTLLEACGVPLPPHLQGQSLYPVFSGGKDPDKPVALMEATGWKMIRSENYRYIAHDDGREFLYDLNAEWGEYRDVSQDPNHTTVLIEHRHLLIKRLIEMERPKKRIWGY, encoded by the coding sequence ATGAAACGACCGAATATCTTATTGATTTACACCGACCAGCAGCGCTGGGATGCCCTGGGCGTGAATGGGAACACCGATATCCAGACGCCAAATCTGGATCGTCTGGCAAACGAGGGCATAAACTTCGACCACTACTTTGTCCAGAACCCCGTGTGCATGCCCAGTCGGGTGAGCTTTTTGACCGGACAATATCCCTCCACACTCGGCATTACACACATGGGTGTACTCGTACCCGAAGACTTTGTAACATTGCCCAAATTGCTGCACAATTCGGGATATCACTCGGCTAATATCGGCAAATTGCACTTTTTGCCACACGCCAACCGGGACCACAGCGAAACACATCCCGAGTATGGATTTAACCATCTGGAGATCAGCGACGAACCCGGGTGTTACGAAGACGCTTATCGCGCCTGGGTACGCATGGAAGCCCCGGATCAACTCGATCATTTGAGCCTGGGATTGCCGCCATTGGCAGAGCGCTGGCACCAGATAATGGGCGAAAAAGACGGCGTACATCACCCCGACGAACGATTCCCCAAACACCCCATCCCCTTTCGCGGAAAAGATGAATACACACACACGGCATGGGTGGCGAACCGGTCAATTCAATATATGGCAGAACGCGCGTGTGAAGGCAGCCCGTTTTTGTGCATCGCGGGAATTTACTCCCCGCATTCTCCCTGGGTTGCACCACAGCGTTTTCTGGACCTGTACGACCCCAATCAAATGACCCTGCCATCCTTCCCGCCAGAAGTCGATAAAAAGCGCAATGAAAACCACTACGGCGATCGCGAGCTTCGCCTCGCACGACAGGGATATTACGGCATGGTCAGCGAAGTAGATCACCATGTGGGCCGCATGTTAGACGCGCTGGATGAATTGGATATTGCCGATGAAACAATCGTGGTCTTCACATCTGACCACGGCGAATGGCTGGGTGAACATTTGCGCTATGGAAAAAACTACCCGGGACACGATTGTGTCAGCCGCGTCCCCCTGTTGATGCGCGTCCCCGGCAAAGAAAGCGGACGTCGCGTATCGAGCATCGTCGAAGGCGTAGATGTACTCCCCACCCTGCTCGAAGCCTGCGGTGTACCCCTCCCACCCCATTTACAGGGTCAATCGCTATATCCCGTATTCAGCGGGGGAAAAGATCCAGACAAACCCGTCGCATTGATGGAAGCCACGGGCTGGAAAATGATACGGTCTGAGAACTATCGCTACATCGCGCATGATGACGGACGAGAATTTCTCTATGACCTGAACGCCGAATGGGGCGAGTACCGCGATGTGTCGCAAGATCCAAACCACACAACTGTGCTGATTGAACATCGGCATCTATTGATCAAACGGCTGATCGAAATGGAGCGACCGAAAAAGCGGATTTGGGGATACTGA
- a CDS encoding mandelate racemase/muconate lactonizing enzyme family protein, whose translation MKIVDIQKTPSLGAACRHWSLLKIITDEGIEGLGEWRGGQSVDQLKNTLIGKDPTNVNQLHHDHLWRMQGAGAGVEIALWDIKGKALGVPMCDLLGGKLRDKVRMYCDCHSGAYWTPEDYNRRWDEVRASGELDPVYETSSYVARAKERVAEGFTALKFDLDVPNPWKMDVYDRSVGRRQHEHIVTTIEALRDAIGPYIDLSIDLHGSFNAVDGLRICKDVEHLDLLWLEDPIRWEWGNVDALAKICMQTETPICTGEIFYGAKLFRELMEKGACDLLEPDIPRSGGAIETRRIAELAEMYHMSIAPHYMASTVAGIAAVHICSTIPNFLALEYHSANIPLWSTMLNIKNPIQNGYITVPEGPGLGIELDEEEILKHLPEGTELWS comes from the coding sequence ATGAAAATCGTAGATATACAAAAAACACCCTCTCTGGGGGCTGCATGCCGCCACTGGTCGTTATTGAAAATTATCACCGATGAAGGCATTGAGGGATTGGGGGAATGGCGCGGAGGACAATCGGTTGATCAACTGAAAAATACGCTCATCGGAAAAGACCCGACCAATGTGAACCAATTGCATCACGATCATCTATGGCGTATGCAGGGCGCTGGTGCCGGAGTGGAAATCGCACTCTGGGATATTAAAGGCAAAGCACTGGGCGTACCGATGTGCGACCTCCTCGGCGGAAAACTACGCGACAAGGTGCGGATGTATTGCGATTGCCATTCAGGCGCGTACTGGACACCAGAAGACTATAATCGACGCTGGGATGAAGTGCGGGCATCGGGTGAATTAGACCCCGTATATGAAACATCGAGCTATGTGGCGCGGGCAAAAGAGCGCGTTGCCGAAGGATTTACAGCCCTAAAATTCGATCTGGACGTACCCAACCCCTGGAAAATGGATGTGTACGACCGGTCTGTCGGACGGCGGCAACACGAACATATTGTAACGACAATTGAAGCGTTGCGCGATGCAATCGGACCGTATATCGATTTGTCGATTGACCTGCACGGATCGTTTAACGCGGTTGATGGTCTGCGGATATGCAAAGACGTGGAACACCTCGACTTATTGTGGTTGGAAGACCCGATCCGATGGGAATGGGGTAACGTAGATGCCCTGGCAAAAATTTGTATGCAAACAGAAACGCCGATTTGCACCGGCGAGATATTTTATGGTGCAAAGCTATTTCGGGAACTCATGGAAAAGGGCGCGTGCGACTTGCTCGAACCCGACATACCGCGCAGCGGTGGTGCCATAGAAACGCGGCGCATTGCAGAATTGGCAGAAATGTACCACATGTCGATCGCACCGCATTATATGGCGAGCACAGTAGCCGGCATAGCAGCCGTGCATATATGTTCCACCATACCCAACTTTCTGGCTCTGGAATATCACTCGGCCAATATCCCACTCTGGTCAACCATGTTAAATATCAAAAATCCGATTCAAAATGGATACATCACCGTGCCAGAGGGTCCAGGGTTGGGCATTGAATTAGACGAAGAAGAAATATTAAAACACCTGCCCGAAGGCACGGAATTGTGGTCTTAA